One Pomacea canaliculata isolate SZHN2017 linkage group LG1, ASM307304v1, whole genome shotgun sequence genomic window, TGGGTTGTCCACACAGAAATCTAACTCAGGGTTCCGTTGGCACTTCTCCCGTAACATAATGTCTGTAACTCTGATAGTTTCTGCAACATCATTAATAGATACAAGGATGTTACAACATCATTAATAGATACAAGGATGTTACAACATCATTAATAGATAAAAGGATGTTACAACATTATGAATAGATATAAGCATGTTCAACACCATGAATAGGTAAAAGGATGTTGCTTGATGTACATCGTCGCCATCATGTCCTCAAGCGTCAAGACCAGTCAAGAAAATGAAGCTGATTTAAGTGAAAAGTAAGAAAGCGTGAGGAAAGCCTGACACATGAGctacaaatcaaatcaaatgaaatcaaatcaaatgaaatcaaatcaaatcaaatcaaatcaaatcaaatcaaaatcaaaacaaactttattgtctgcccaggagacccaggacagaaatttgtcttcgctcacaagggcaggcatacatactcacacacacatttaacacacagttaggagtaaaagttaggagtaaaatagtgtagattgcaccagtccatcaaagcagtttatgtttatcctaacaacaaaccttgggtgaccaagggcctaaaagcagtgaTTAACAAGAAGAAAcgtgtgttcttcacgggttctgcccacgacagaaaattggtacatagagaggtccatgatgctatccgttgggtgaaGATGAAGCAAAAGTCAAAAatagagtctcagtttgctacaggtaacatccgagtagcttggcagggactcaacaacatggACAATAGTGACGATCGGAGTCAATTTGtgctgtgagtgtgtgtgtgtgtgagagagaaaataatttattttgtaaagccTTTGTCCCCTTTGAAAAGGATTGGAACAAAACAtattacatgaaaaaaatataatacacatTAACGGATGAAGAATATGTTTAGCTTAAAATAGTATTTCCTTTGTTTATCTCTAGATATAAAAAACTAGGTAGGTTACACATCATTATCTCATTCTCTGTTGAAATCAGCATCAGTagtttgaagttatcatttaaATACGgtttacaataaaactttttctaGACAAATCCTACATGGACAGCATAATATTAAACAACGTTCGTCGTTGTCATTGACATGACACGTAGGGCTCAGTTTACTGATATTATTGTCAGAATATCTTAGGACATGTGAAATAATGTCTGAAATTCCAAATCGAAGTAGCACCAGCTCATTTCTAGTGAATACATTAACATTTCAAATGATATAAACTTCTTTGTGTGGCGTACACTTCACTGACTCACGGAGCATCTCTAACATCACGTGCGCACAATGATAAAGTGTCTACAGTCACTTAAATGGCGATAAAACATAAATGAACTTAAAGTTACTATTGTaatttgtgaaaagaaattGAATATCTGCATAGGCAAAAATCAGCAGCATTCTTTTCTtcgtacagtgtgtgtgtgtgtgtgtgtgtgtgtgtgtgtgttcacatgaCATTTGATGTAAAGAACAGTAAATCACGTGACCAACACAGAAGGGAGGATCAAGCAGGGACAGACGGACACATTACCAGTAGTTCTCGATGCCAGTCATACCTGTAGGTCCTGTATTATCCTTGATGTGAGCTGAGCACAGTGTGGCGAGTGTCAGTAAAGCTACAAGACACGCAGTCTTCTTCACTGTCGACGCCGCCTCCATGTCAGACGATGACAGACGATGACAGACGACGATAGTTTCAAGGCGCTTCCACACTGGAAGGATGTCAATCGACCTCTGTCGAGAAGATTCGCCATTTGTCTTTTATAGCCACACGGGTGGGGCGGGGACTACAGTGGTCTGTCTTCACGATTGGCAAATACCCGTATGAAGGTACATAAACCTGTGTACACCTGTGATATATACTTTCATGGTTTCCAATACGACAGGTGTCTCTTCGATAAGGTCAAATAGGTGGAAAAGATGAGAGAAGACATCAACAGGCGAGAGACGAAGACGTCTGTGGCAGCAGCTGTCAAAGTAGTTAAAGGTGAGAGACGAAGTTTAGTGGCGGCGGACATTTCATCTCTGATAACACAGCTGTCTACAcaacaacagttttattgtaGAGATAGAGAGACGTGACGGTTGTGCTTCCTACCTTTGATGTCATCAACAGTCTTCATAGTAgttcaaaggaagaaaaatggaGATTGGAATTTCTATTTATGGTGTCTTTATAATCAAAGTtcaaatggagaaaaatgaagatgtgGTTCCTGTCTTTGACGGGACGAGCTGTCTTCAGAGCAATTGTGGAGTTAAGAAGTATTGTTGAGAAACTGCCTTCATGAACCGGATGATAGGGATATTTTAGTTAGgagttgtttggtttttttttttttagcatcgGTTAAAATGTCATCGGACATGTGTCGGATAGCTCTGCCTGCTGGTGCGCCATCTCTTATTAATGGCCGCCAACTTTTACTCTGGAAGCTGTACCTCATTCagccacgaacttgtatgactggactgctggcagataatttttttccatttaactactaaaacgaggctggtgtgtacaaagcttccggtttactcaCATTCATTGAAAAGGCTCGCCGAAACTAACACAGGAgaaccagagagcttagatgtagagagggtgcactccttctttgtccttacttcttaagaaaagtagtgacggagttgcgtcccttcgaaaagtgatgctacgccgcagttgctactagcaaccactactaaacaaagtcgtcgctagcagtgtttatctttggagtaaatgtctaggtgtttgcgatatcaaatgacctttatctaagaacagatttttgtgtcttttattcatgggaATTGCTGAGATGAGGGTtgtttgggagagttttaatacaagtatgacagctgactatacttaaaaaggataacttttataaattcaaacaacACATCCATGAACatacatttgcatttatttaaaatctataaaaatttaatttatgagaatttatgaatatgggataaacagttaaaaacagacttacatTCAGATTACATTCACATTCATAAGACTTGCTCAAATACTGAGACagagatttctgtttacatacaagcaggcagcaataaattctcacacaaatcatactaataataataatcataattaataacaaatcataatactactattaataataatgtctatatctatatacattcacatcccttattgtaagaacattggtggacaatttaaagataacagcgatgcttactatgaaatatacagcaagcaggtACTCAAAAGgtatcattcacacatgtactttaaataaagatttataacattttctttcacactatTCTAAAACAATGTTAAtttactttagcttaaaagctacaaatgatgtaacttcaacattttctgatttctttttgttgctttctcaaaaaaggacacagagctatctttaagagaaaaatgaaggccAACATtataaatagattaatcacacttTCTTTCAGATCACAAGAATGCACAAGTGGAAACAGAGgcaatgctttttagctcttcccacagaaatcgaatcaactgagatttaactttttttttcccaggaagtagctgtcaatatttttacaataggcACACTCTTGATATCTTAACTGTCTCACCTCCATCAGGCTGTTTCAGTTTTTCCTTAAAGATTTATATCTCATCTTAATTCAGCTTTTGTGGAGAATCTGGCACAGTTGTAGAGCATGCAGGCTCAACTGCAATATCTGcttttcttctgcaaacagatgtataaaaaagatttttaatgtaCTGGACAGTACTGGAGTAGAggtaaagcagtggatgaagTATAaaggatgtagatactataaacagtgttcAGATGGAGTCTTACATGATGTTAACATGACAACAGTATGCCAGGgagtttaaaaatagtaattcagggaaaGTATTTTTGTGAACTTATATTGTTCACAGAGCGTGtgatgtagccttgtagtcccaGGCGATGCCAGTCTTACCTTCATGTCGTCTTTTGTCGTCGGGCTGAGCTGAGCACAGTGTGGCGAGTGTCAGTAAAGCTACAAGACACGCTGTCTTCCTCATTCGGTCGACGCCTCCTCGATGTCTGACGATGACAGACGATGTTTGTGTCAAGGCACTTCCACAAGCTAAGGATGACAATCGACTTCCGAAGAAGCTGTTCATTTATAGCCACACGACTGGGCGGACATTACAatggtgcgtgcgtgcgtgcgtgcgtgcgtgcgtgcgtgcgtgcgtgcgtgtgtgtgtgtgtgttgtgtgtgtgtgcgtgtgcgtgtgcgctcTCATACGTCTCGACATTACAATACACACAGACCTtcagaaacacagaaagatgCAGTGATGGAGACTAAGAACACAACAAATTAGAATAGAGAAACAGACTTGGGtacacagacaggcagacagacagacaaaaaaaaacaaaccagacagacagacagacagacagacagacagacaatgaaTTCAAGCATTTTCACACTCTGAAGTAACCAATCAGCTTCGTCACGAGAAGCCCAGCTGCCATCTGTAGTCACTCGGGTGTGTCGAGCCCTGTCTACTACGCGCCATATATGCAAGCCGCTTCTCAACCGATGGTGTGTTCGCCCACTTGGTATGAGGAGTCAGTGGAGTAGTCCAACTATGTTATTACTGTACGTTTTCGTAACTTTCTAAGTGAAGATTAAAAGTTTTGAAACTGTGATAACACCACCTCCCCCATTCTGAGAGAAGAATACAGAAAGTTGCAAAACTTCAATACATGCTTCGTGCACATGGATACAgctaattaacatattttcagGTTTCCAGTTGTCTGTAGACAGACCAACATTCACGTGTCACATATTTGTATTCCTGGTTTTCGAAAATCCCAGAATATTATCTTTCCCTTACACAGCTCCGTCTGCCTGCATCTCCCTGACATTAAGACGACCCAGTGTCACTGTGATCAGGTCCGCGGTGCGCTCTGACAGGACATCAGTCAGTCAGCAACAATCCCCCTTGCTAGCTAGCAATGTCCCAAAGCAGATTGGTCATTAGCTGACATTTGAGGAATTCCAATGAAAATGTGATGGACACTTAACAGCTGACAACAACTTCTTACGGTATAGGAAGATCATGGAAaagttgaaaacaaataatcacATCAATGCTCGAACAACCAAAGAAGATAGGATAGAGGTATGGGAGATAATTGGTGTGAAAAATAGCTTTGTTTAGAAAATTCTTGAGGGGTTGCTTCCTTTACCAACGGGTATTAATAAATGGAATTATAAATTGAAGCTTGTCTTTATGGAATATTGAACAACAATTGATTGCCAGTTAGAAGGGTTACAACTACAGATACTCCATTGAATTCTGCCAGCAGATTTGAATGTTTAAGAACGAGTTTTAACTTTTCACCCATCGTCGattattacacatacacacactcacaacttATGGCTGAGCAGCTCATGAATGGTTTGTATTAGCTCATCGTCATTCTAacattgaataaaataaataaatctctgcACAAACTTCTGacaatatcattttttattatctgcAAGACCTTCTTAATGTACTTAGTAAAGTTGGTATTTgctgacatcttttcttggacCATTGCAACATTGCAACTGCCAAATGATATCTTGACAGGTGATGACCGATATTGAATAATGTAGTCATCAGATCAGGTAGAGATGATGTAGGTGTTGACATCTACACCACATCAGGACCAGTGTCAGTGTCGCCAGCAAAGGCGGCTCCCCGATGGCGAAGTCGTTTGTAGGTGGACACACCTTGGACATCCTGACTGAAGTCTCGCTTGTCAACTGTGGGGACACGTGTGTTGTTCAGACAGAAATGTGAGTTAGGGTTCAGCTGGCACATCTGCCGTAACAGAAGATCTGAAACTCTGATAGTTTCTGCAACATCATTAATAGATAAAAGGACGTTACAACATTATGAATAGATACAAGCATGTTCAACACCATGAACACATTACCAGTAATTATTAATGCCATTCATACCTTCATGTCGTATTTTATCCTTGGGTTGTGCTGAGCACAGCGTGGCGAGTGTCAGTAAAGCTACAAGACACGCAGTCTTCTCCATTGTCGACTCCGCCTCCATGTCAGATGATAAGAGACGATGCCAGACGATGCCAAACGATGCCAGACAATAACAGACGATTTCAGACGATGCCAGACGATGTCAGACGATGATAGTTTGAAGGAACTTCCACAAGCTAAGGATGACAATCGACCTCCGAAGAAGCTGTCATTTATAGCCACACGACTGGCGCGGGCACTTGTCTACAATGGCATCCTGTTTACAATTGCTGTATATCAGCATCAACATAATTTATACCTTTGACCTCTGTATTTTGCATAGATAAACACTGTTAACCCCTCGATGCAGTTGATGTAGTCGCTTTGTTTTGTCAACGGCCAAAGGAAGCTACCGTTACTCTTAAaacctatttttgttttatttttgtaaatgactCTCCccattccgttctcgagatCAATATGGCCGTGTGGACAAACTTATAATTTCATGAAATAGACCTCCATATCTAATTAACATACCCTTTCTTGCGTTCCCATTGGCTATAGTGTTGACAACGTATATATACTCATAAAGGTTCCTGGCGTGGTTCCATATTTCGCTGGTGGTGGGGATGTTTAGTGACATCTTGAGAAATAAAGCAAGGTTACACACCCAGAAGTTTGGGGAAGGGGATCCGGTATACAACTTAACACACTGACCGATATCTAATTGTTGACTTTCACTTGGCCCTCGCTACTGAATAATAACTGCTTTACTTTTAACTTTGGTCAGGCATAAACTTATCTCTGTCGTTACAGCTGTTCTTGTCTTTGTGGGCCAACGATGTGGTTTGGTGGAGACCAGAACTCCAGTCGACAGTCACGGTACTCTGATGACTTTCCTCGACGTGTTTGTCCgcctgtccgtcgtccttcctTCCCGATCTGCCAACCTcttcagagagcgacgactgctcTCCCGGCGACACGGAGTCGAGTCCTGTCCCAGTCCATCAACATACACGTGGTGTCTTCGACGACTGCGATGCCACGTACAGCCGCCGAACGAACACCACCTTCATGTAAAGTTCCCCGGTCCTTTGGAGTCCATCTCATACAACACCTCTACCCTTCTACCCCACACAGCACCTCTACCTTTCTACCCCACACAACACCTCTACCTTTCTACCCCACAAACACCTCTACCCTTCTACCCCACACAACACCTCTACCTTTCTACCCCACAAACACCTCTACCCTTCTACCCCACAAACACCTCTACCCTGGCACACACGTCCCTCTTTCTTGCAAAAGGGTTTCTGTCTTGTCAACAAACCACCCTAGACCCTCAGTGGGGCGATTCTTACTTTCCCATGTAGGTTACCACGTGGTTAGGCTAGACTATGTAGACTCCATGTCAAACGAAAACATCTCTGCTTAGAGCAACTCCAAAAGAAGCAAACTGTTCACCCAGCAGACTTCTCTCTACATTTAAcgaaactgaaaataattcaAAGCCTTGGAACGCCTCAGTAAGTTGTCATCAGGGTGGGAGGAATGATTTGAGTGACCTACCGGAAGTCACAACAGTCGTCAAACAGGGTCAGGACCAGTTTGAGGTCAACTAGACAAAGGTCAGTGGTCCAcccatttgtaaacaaaacatttcattccTGTCGACCTTTAGGAATATTCTTGATTCTTGACTAAAGATATTTGATACTCCCCTATCAAACGGTTGGAATACAGGTGCGTGTGGAGTGAGTAAAGATGAATGGTAAGTAAATAAAGCTTTTGTTTCAGGTCCTAATAGGTTAAGTGTGTCTAGTCTGACTTGTCTGTGGTTCCTGTTCTCCATGCTGATTATTCTGTACATTTGCCTATCTAGCAGTGCATGTCACCCTACTTCTTCAGACTCCGGCGACGATGTCACACCGTTCATCCTGACGGTTGTGACATCCCAGAAATCTCTCCTTCCTGTCGAGTGCTTCCGTTCTACTGCATCTACACAGCATCAAGGCGACCAGAAGGCCAGTCGTTGTTAATACAGATTATATAACTCCTAACCTGTGGTCTTCCATATCTGATTTAGACATGCCACACgtgaataagaaataaagttttcatgCTTCATATAGAAGTAAAGTGAGTGATCAGTAGATTCCCTCAACATAAGTCGTAGACTTGCTCTTTGGCTTGGACAACTGAAAGTTTTATATCTTTATGTATGTCACTCTCTCCGCCAGCGAAGTCGGTGTTTATACAGTAACATAGGCAAAGGAGCAGACTACCGGAAGTAAGCCTCGTAGACAT contains:
- the LOC112569197 gene encoding uncharacterized protein LOC112569197 isoform X1; the protein is MNSFFGSRLSSLACGSALTQTSSVIVRHRGGVDRMRKTACLVALLTLATLCSAQPDDKRRHEETIRVTDIMLREKCQRNPELDFCVDNPPDPTVDKQDFSRNVRHLFTHQRLRHRVAALADHTVDRRDFSRNVHHVFTHKRLRHRGAALADHTDTDPDGM
- the LOC112569214 gene encoding uncharacterized protein LOC112569214, which encodes MEAESTMEKTACLVALLTLATLCSAQPKDKIRHEETIRVSDLLLRQMCQLNPNSHFCLNNTRVPTVDKRDFSQDVQGVSTYKRLRHRGAAFAGDTDTGPDVV